One genomic window of Boudabousia tangfeifanii includes the following:
- the xerD gene encoding site-specific tyrosine recombinase XerD: MQISQMLSQFLVHLRVERGVSTHTSAAYRRDCEKYVDFLQEKGCTDVAEITPTLVSEFMVHLGKSGLAPASINRTLSAVKALHRYGIEEQLTTNDPTYLQTSTKLGKQLPKALTTDEVEALLAGTEQADEVISLRDRALLELAYATGARVSELINLSVQDLNTENEIAFVTVTGKGNKQRLVPVGSFALQAVEAYLVRSRPALAAKGSGYPELFLNKRGRPLSRQSAWEIIQDAAQRAEITAEVSPHTLRHSFATHLLEGGADIRVVQELLGHASVTTTQIYTKLSNHLLREVYLGAHPRALKE, from the coding sequence ATGCAGATTTCTCAAATGCTTTCACAATTTCTGGTCCACCTTCGGGTTGAAAGGGGAGTTTCGACCCATACCAGTGCTGCCTATCGGCGCGATTGTGAAAAATATGTGGATTTCTTGCAGGAAAAGGGGTGTACTGACGTTGCTGAAATCACGCCTACTTTGGTTTCAGAATTTATGGTGCATCTGGGGAAATCGGGGTTGGCACCGGCCTCGATCAATCGCACACTTTCTGCCGTGAAAGCATTACATCGTTATGGCATTGAGGAACAATTAACTACAAATGACCCCACTTACCTGCAAACGTCGACAAAACTTGGCAAACAATTGCCCAAAGCCCTGACAACGGACGAAGTCGAAGCACTCCTAGCGGGGACTGAACAAGCCGATGAAGTGATCTCATTACGGGATCGAGCCTTATTAGAACTGGCATACGCCACCGGCGCTCGCGTCAGTGAGTTGATTAATCTGTCCGTTCAAGATTTAAATACAGAAAACGAGATTGCCTTTGTGACAGTGACGGGCAAAGGAAATAAACAGCGACTTGTGCCGGTAGGCTCATTTGCGCTACAAGCAGTTGAAGCGTACCTAGTTCGTTCTAGGCCTGCCCTGGCCGCAAAGGGGAGTGGCTATCCCGAACTGTTCTTGAATAAACGAGGACGACCCCTCTCGCGCCAAAGTGCCTGGGAAATTATTCAAGATGCGGCTCAAAGGGCTGAAATTACAGCCGAGGTTTCTCCTCACACTTTGCGGCATTCATTTGCTACGCATTTGCTCGAAGGTGGTGCCGATATTCGTGTGGTGCAAGAACTATTGGGACATGCTTCAGTTACTACTACGCAGATTTACACCAAGCTTTCTAACCATCTACTTCGTGAGGTTTACTTAGGGGCACATCCACGCGCGTTGAAAGAGTAA
- the aspS gene encoding aspartate--tRNA ligase, with amino-acid sequence MLRTALAGTLSEANIGQEVTLCGWVDRRRDHGGVAFIDLRDASGIAQVVIREEDGAHDLRAEYVLRVVGEVAQRPEGNANDSLATGQIEVIATEVEVLNPSAPLPFQVSDNAEDAGRVGEETRLKYRYLDLRRSSMQKALRLRAAIARAARNVLDSQDFVEVETPTLTRSTPEGARDFVVPARLNPGSWYALPQSPQLFKQLLMVGGMERYYQIARCYRDEDFRADRQPEFTQLDVEMSFVDQEDVIAVGEAVISAIWKEIGYEIPLPIPRMTYKDAMEKYGSDKPDLRFGLELTDLTEYFKDTAFRVFQAPYVGAVVMPGGASQPRRTFDKWQEWAKARGAKGLAYVTLAEDGTLGGPVAKNLSDEEKAGLAEKTGAKPGDCIFFAAGKATASRELLGAARLEIGKRCELIDPNEWAFTWVVDAPLFKPTSDAEAEGDVALGSSSWTAVHHAFTSPTPEWIDKFETDPGNALAYAYDIVCNGNELGGGSIRIHRRDVQERVFKVMGIGEEEAQEKFGFLLDAFKFGAPPHGGFALGWDRIVWLLTNSTSIRDVIAFPKIGAGWDPMTDAPAPITPEQRAEAGVDYVPEDEDDDE; translated from the coding sequence ATGCTAAGAACAGCTCTAGCTGGAACCTTGTCCGAGGCAAACATTGGACAAGAAGTTACCCTTTGTGGCTGGGTCGATCGTCGTCGTGACCACGGTGGCGTCGCCTTTATTGACCTTCGTGATGCTTCTGGTATCGCCCAGGTAGTTATTCGGGAAGAAGACGGAGCACACGATCTACGTGCTGAATACGTTCTCCGCGTCGTTGGTGAAGTTGCCCAGCGTCCCGAAGGAAATGCCAATGACTCGTTGGCCACCGGTCAGATCGAGGTAATCGCAACTGAGGTAGAAGTACTCAATCCTTCTGCCCCATTGCCATTCCAAGTTTCTGATAATGCCGAAGATGCTGGTCGAGTAGGTGAAGAAACTCGTCTGAAGTACCGTTACCTTGACCTACGTCGTTCCTCTATGCAGAAGGCGCTACGTCTCCGTGCTGCCATTGCTCGTGCCGCCCGTAACGTCCTCGATAGTCAAGACTTCGTGGAAGTTGAGACCCCAACGCTGACTCGTTCCACCCCAGAAGGTGCTCGTGACTTTGTGGTTCCAGCACGTTTGAACCCTGGTTCTTGGTACGCTCTGCCCCAGTCTCCTCAGCTCTTTAAGCAGCTATTGATGGTCGGTGGCATGGAACGCTACTACCAGATTGCTCGTTGCTACCGCGATGAAGACTTCCGTGCTGACCGCCAGCCAGAATTCACCCAGCTTGACGTCGAAATGTCCTTCGTTGACCAAGAAGATGTCATCGCTGTTGGTGAAGCAGTTATCTCGGCCATTTGGAAGGAAATCGGCTACGAAATTCCTCTTCCGATTCCTCGCATGACCTACAAGGATGCGATGGAAAAGTACGGCTCGGATAAGCCAGACTTGCGTTTCGGTTTGGAACTAACTGACCTCACCGAGTACTTCAAGGACACTGCTTTCCGCGTGTTCCAGGCCCCATACGTGGGCGCTGTAGTTATGCCTGGCGGCGCTTCCCAGCCACGTCGTACTTTCGACAAGTGGCAGGAATGGGCCAAGGCTCGTGGCGCCAAGGGCCTTGCTTACGTCACTTTGGCCGAGGACGGTACCCTTGGTGGTCCAGTTGCCAAGAATCTTTCGGATGAAGAAAAGGCCGGGTTGGCAGAAAAGACTGGCGCTAAGCCTGGCGACTGCATCTTCTTTGCTGCTGGTAAAGCAACCGCTTCCCGTGAGCTTTTGGGTGCTGCCCGTCTAGAAATTGGTAAGCGTTGTGAGCTAATCGATCCTAATGAATGGGCATTTACCTGGGTGGTTGACGCTCCCTTGTTCAAGCCGACCTCGGATGCAGAGGCGGAAGGTGACGTGGCTTTGGGCAGCTCCTCTTGGACTGCTGTGCACCACGCCTTCACTTCACCTACCCCAGAATGGATTGACAAGTTCGAAACTGATCCAGGCAACGCCTTGGCTTACGCCTACGACATTGTTTGTAACGGTAATGAACTTGGTGGTGGTTCTATCCGTATCCATCGTCGTGACGTGCAAGAACGTGTCTTTAAGGTCATGGGCATTGGAGAAGAAGAAGCACAAGAGAAGTTCGGCTTCCTCCTCGACGCCTTCAAGTTCGGTGCCCCTCCGCACGGCGGCTTCGCCCTTGGTTGGGACCGCATCGTTTGGTTGCTCACCAACTCCACTTCGATTCGCGACGTTATCGCCTTCCCGAAGATTGGGGCTGGCTGGGATCCAATGACCGATGCTCCGGCACCGATTACCCCAGAGCAGCGTGCCGAAGCTGGCGTTGACTACGTCCCAGAAGACGAAGACGACGACGAATAA
- a CDS encoding L-threonylcarbamoyladenylate synthase: protein MSVYLDIHPQNPQPRLIARAVEIIKDGGVVAYPSDSGYALATKLGSKAGLERIRDLRKVDDKHNFTLVCSDFKQLGQYVFVSNSVFRLLKSLTPGPFTFILEGTKEVPRLMLNPKKKTVGVRITDHPVVSALLAELEDTPLVSSTLILPGQSEPLTNGWEIQDELGHLLDAVIEGEIGSVQPSTVVDLTTDEPEIIRQGAGEFPSA from the coding sequence ATGAGCGTATATTTAGATATTCACCCACAAAATCCGCAACCGCGGTTAATCGCGCGGGCGGTTGAAATTATTAAAGATGGTGGCGTCGTGGCCTACCCTTCAGATTCGGGTTATGCGCTTGCCACCAAACTTGGTTCTAAGGCTGGACTTGAACGAATCAGAGACTTGCGAAAAGTTGATGACAAGCATAACTTCACTTTGGTTTGTTCTGACTTCAAACAACTCGGACAGTATGTTTTTGTCTCTAACAGTGTTTTCCGACTTTTGAAATCGCTAACTCCAGGACCCTTTACTTTTATTCTTGAAGGGACCAAAGAAGTTCCTCGTCTGATGCTTAATCCCAAGAAGAAGACCGTTGGCGTTAGGATTACGGATCATCCAGTGGTCAGTGCCCTTTTAGCTGAGCTTGAGGACACCCCGCTGGTTTCTTCAACTTTGATTTTGCCGGGTCAAAGTGAACCGCTCACAAATGGGTGGGAAATCCAGGACGAGCTTGGGCATCTGCTTGATGCAGTTATCGAGGGCGAGATCGGTTCGGTTCAACCCTCGACCGTGGTTGATTTGACGACTGATGAACCAGAAATTATTCGTCAAGGCGCGGGTGAATTTCCTAGCGCCTAA
- a CDS encoding MFS transporter, whose amino-acid sequence MTREPTYNPRLATLLLVGSCISICFAGFATLGVTTILPKIAQDLNGDVMYPLANGMALAGQLVATAVAGAWCDTRGALRPLLFGLVLFVLGLITCGLAPTMMVFILGRLAQGLGGGFLMVSMYVLVGSMVPPLRRPFFFAAFAAAWVIPALIGPYLAGKIYSYFGWRMVFHILVPAILAAAAILLPLLRHIPRFKVPLAPSARRIMRSAIVAFFALTVAQLGFTLPIAGGGIFALVALIVLVISLRWLFPPGTLKLRKGTASMVAARGFINACYVATETFIPLMLQTAHNWTVDQAALVISAGSITWAAGAGFQSKLTSEHLRRKLPTVGGIMAAIGGIGTAAAAFPALPGWLSIIGWCFTAFGVGLAYPALSVLALAATPKSKHGYISSTLQLADSLGGAAALTIITSAFVYLAHLPAPGPMLPAMILAILLGVGAAFAGSRIGSLATTGEK is encoded by the coding sequence ATGACACGAGAACCAACTTATAATCCCCGACTCGCCACCCTGCTACTAGTCGGCTCCTGCATTTCTATTTGTTTTGCTGGTTTCGCCACTCTGGGGGTTACTACGATCCTGCCCAAAATTGCTCAGGATCTAAATGGCGATGTCATGTACCCCTTGGCTAACGGTATGGCTTTAGCGGGTCAGTTGGTTGCGACCGCTGTGGCCGGCGCTTGGTGTGATACTCGCGGTGCCTTGCGCCCGCTTTTGTTTGGTTTGGTGCTATTTGTTCTCGGCCTAATCACCTGCGGTCTAGCCCCGACAATGATGGTCTTCATTCTGGGTCGTTTAGCTCAAGGTCTTGGTGGCGGATTCTTGATGGTTTCCATGTACGTTTTAGTTGGCTCCATGGTGCCACCATTACGTCGCCCTTTTTTCTTCGCAGCTTTTGCGGCAGCTTGGGTGATCCCCGCGCTCATTGGCCCTTATCTCGCCGGTAAAATCTATAGCTACTTTGGTTGGCGAATGGTTTTCCATATTTTAGTGCCGGCTATTTTGGCCGCTGCGGCTATTCTACTGCCATTGCTACGCCATATTCCGCGATTTAAGGTGCCTTTAGCTCCCAGTGCCAGAAGAATTATGCGCAGCGCTATTGTAGCTTTCTTCGCACTTACAGTAGCCCAGCTTGGATTTACCCTGCCGATTGCTGGCGGCGGTATTTTCGCCTTAGTTGCTCTTATCGTCTTAGTTATTTCTTTGCGCTGGCTCTTCCCTCCGGGCACTTTGAAACTACGCAAAGGTACTGCCTCAATGGTAGCGGCCCGCGGATTTATTAACGCTTGCTATGTCGCCACTGAAACCTTCATTCCATTGATGCTACAAACTGCCCATAATTGGACGGTTGATCAGGCAGCCTTAGTAATTTCGGCAGGCTCGATTACTTGGGCAGCGGGAGCCGGATTCCAATCGAAACTAACCAGTGAGCATCTTCGTCGTAAGTTACCTACTGTCGGTGGAATCATGGCTGCCATCGGTGGGATTGGAACTGCAGCCGCAGCATTTCCAGCATTGCCTGGCTGGCTTTCCATCATCGGTTGGTGTTTTACCGCCTTTGGCGTCGGGTTAGCCTATCCAGCTCTCTCGGTACTCGCCTTAGCGGCAACCCCGAAGTCAAAGCACGGTTATATCTCTTCCACCTTGCAGTTGGCTGACTCACTTGGTGGTGCTGCTGCCCTCACCATTATTACTTCCGCCTTCGTTTACCTGGCTCATCTACCCGCTCCTGGACCTATGCTTCCGGCCATGATTCTGGCCATTTTATTGGGTGTTGGCGCGGCTTTCGCTGGTTCTCGCATTGGTTCTTTGGCTACCACCGGCGAGAAGTAG
- the tkt gene encoding transketolase, which yields MSFAWNEGDDKAIAQLKALAADAVENAGSGHPGTAISLAPAAYLLFRDYLKLDPKDPKWLGRDKFVLSIGHASLIQYSQLFWHGLGLELDDLKSFRHFGSRTPGHPEVDVTDFVEVNTGPLGSGIASAVGMAMASRRLRGMLDPQASGDSVFDQRVWVFMGDGDMQEGLSHEACSLAGAQQLGNLIAIYDDNHISIEDDTEITFTEDVDARFEAYGWNVEHVSWLLADGSYEENVAAFDEAIKRALQVTDRPSMIRLRTIIGWPSPNKQNTGGIHGAKLGAEELAGLKQALGMNPEESFVVDEDLLAESRRAFAQRNGAERESWDQRFVKWENENPTEAALLQRLLAKQLPQGWEDNLPVFAPGKLATRAASGQVINALAPILPELWGGSADLAGSNNTLMKNESSFFPAEHSTKAFTGNKYGRNLHFGIREHAMGAILNGIALTGLFLPYGGTFMVFSDYMRGAIRLAALMELPVTYVFTHDSIGVGEDGPTHQPVEHLAALRAIPNLEVVRPADANETAQAWAKALSDRKPTVLALSRQDLPVWDRENEGLANADNVRYGAYVLRDSETKAEVALLATGSEVALALDAQQALAKEGIAARVISVPCMEWFQAQSEEYQQSVLPDEMSARVVIEAGIAMPWYELVGNHASFVTMSSFGTPGGADTLFKHFGFTVENVVAKAKEVLAK from the coding sequence ATGAGCTTCGCATGGAATGAGGGCGACGACAAGGCGATTGCCCAACTTAAGGCGCTAGCTGCAGATGCGGTAGAAAATGCAGGTAGTGGCCACCCAGGAACAGCTATTTCTTTAGCACCTGCGGCTTACTTACTTTTCCGTGATTATTTAAAGTTAGATCCTAAGGATCCTAAGTGGTTGGGCCGAGACAAGTTTGTCCTTTCGATCGGTCACGCATCTCTTATCCAGTATTCGCAACTTTTCTGGCACGGTCTTGGACTGGAGCTAGATGATCTCAAGTCTTTCCGTCATTTTGGTTCTCGGACTCCGGGTCACCCGGAAGTTGACGTTACTGACTTTGTAGAGGTCAATACTGGTCCACTTGGTTCTGGCATTGCTTCGGCAGTTGGTATGGCCATGGCCTCGCGTCGTTTGCGTGGCATGTTAGATCCTCAGGCAAGCGGTGATTCAGTTTTTGATCAGCGAGTCTGGGTATTTATGGGCGATGGCGATATGCAAGAAGGGTTGTCGCATGAGGCCTGCTCTTTGGCCGGTGCCCAGCAACTTGGCAATCTAATTGCTATTTACGACGATAACCACATCTCTATTGAGGATGACACCGAGATTACTTTCACCGAGGACGTAGATGCCCGTTTTGAAGCCTACGGCTGGAATGTGGAACATGTTTCCTGGCTATTGGCAGATGGCTCTTATGAAGAGAATGTGGCTGCTTTCGATGAGGCGATTAAGCGTGCCTTGCAGGTAACTGATCGTCCTTCCATGATTCGTCTTCGTACTATTATCGGTTGGCCTAGCCCTAACAAGCAGAACACTGGCGGTATTCATGGTGCCAAACTTGGTGCAGAAGAACTTGCTGGGTTGAAACAGGCCCTTGGCATGAATCCAGAAGAATCGTTCGTAGTTGACGAGGATCTTTTGGCAGAGAGTCGGCGAGCTTTTGCGCAGCGTAATGGCGCTGAACGTGAGTCTTGGGATCAGCGTTTTGTTAAGTGGGAAAATGAGAATCCTACAGAGGCTGCTCTTTTGCAACGTCTATTGGCGAAGCAGTTGCCGCAGGGCTGGGAAGATAACCTTCCAGTCTTTGCGCCTGGCAAGCTAGCTACTCGTGCCGCTTCTGGTCAAGTGATTAATGCTTTGGCCCCAATCTTGCCTGAGCTCTGGGGTGGCTCTGCTGACTTGGCCGGTTCGAATAATACTTTGATGAAGAATGAGTCTTCCTTCTTCCCTGCCGAGCACTCCACCAAGGCATTTACTGGTAATAAATACGGCCGTAACTTGCACTTCGGAATTCGTGAACACGCGATGGGTGCAATCCTCAATGGCATCGCTTTAACTGGCTTATTCCTGCCTTATGGCGGTACTTTCATGGTCTTCTCTGACTACATGCGTGGAGCGATTCGTTTGGCGGCACTTATGGAGTTGCCGGTAACTTACGTGTTCACTCATGATTCGATTGGGGTTGGCGAGGACGGTCCAACCCACCAACCGGTTGAACATTTGGCTGCGTTGCGAGCAATTCCTAATTTGGAAGTAGTTCGTCCGGCAGATGCGAACGAAACTGCGCAAGCTTGGGCAAAGGCTCTAAGCGATCGAAAGCCCACTGTTTTGGCGCTATCTCGACAGGATTTGCCTGTGTGGGATCGTGAAAATGAAGGTCTGGCCAACGCCGATAATGTCCGCTATGGCGCCTATGTATTGCGTGATAGTGAGACAAAGGCAGAAGTTGCGCTCTTGGCGACTGGTTCTGAAGTCGCCTTGGCACTGGATGCCCAGCAGGCTCTTGCCAAGGAAGGAATCGCCGCTCGAGTCATTTCGGTCCCTTGTATGGAATGGTTCCAGGCACAGTCTGAAGAGTATCAGCAAAGTGTTTTGCCGGATGAAATGAGCGCTCGAGTTGTGATTGAAGCTGGGATTGCGATGCCATGGTACGAGTTGGTTGGTAATCATGCAAGCTTCGTTACTATGAGTTCATTTGGCACACCTGGCGGTGCAGATACTTTGTTCAAGCACTTTGGTTTCACCGTGGAAAACGTGGTGGCTAAGGCGAAGGAAGTTTTGGCTAAGTAG
- a CDS encoding DEAD/DEAH box helicase, giving the protein MIGDFLSELSFADLSLPQDLLQAVENLGFTTPTPIQEQAIPHLLAGRDIVGVAQTGTGKTAAFGLPLLAQVDAGGPVQALVLAPTRELALQSADSIDEFARESRGVDILAVYGGSPYGPQLGALKRGVQVVVGTPGRVIDLISRGALDLTNVRMFVLDEADEMLRMGFAEDVETIAETVPDSAITALFSATMPPAIAKVAKTHLKDPVNVTVSRQASTTTTVRQTYAVVPFKHKMGALSRVLATRTADAAIVFVRTRADAEEVSIDLTSRGFRTAGISGDVAQRERERIVERLRSGSLDVLVATDVAARGLDVDRIGLVVNFDVPREDEAYVHRIGRTGRAGRTGTALTFFTPREASRKKRIEKLTGAKLEEVAIPTPREVSEFRAKNTLNHLDERIEKGRLELYFDLLHELTKDEEVDIYDVAAALLAEAVGDHGPDAQPDVRGNGRVRREELVDEEGNFVAATFEPGRDEPRKAARAGRRGDRETRPVRATGAMRRYRVEVGHRDGVRPGAIVGAITNEGGIDGRDLGKIDIFPSFSLVEISGGLEPDASSRIARATVSGRQLRISEDSGPRGSRDDDGDRFDRRQGGDRRFDRRGGGSRPFKSGAKKFSKKRRSF; this is encoded by the coding sequence GTGATTGGCGATTTTTTGTCTGAACTTTCCTTTGCAGATCTTTCCCTGCCCCAAGACCTTCTACAGGCTGTAGAAAACCTAGGCTTTACCACTCCTACTCCGATTCAGGAACAGGCGATCCCTCATTTGCTAGCTGGCCGTGACATTGTCGGCGTAGCACAAACTGGTACCGGTAAGACTGCCGCTTTTGGTTTGCCACTTTTGGCTCAGGTTGATGCGGGCGGTCCGGTCCAAGCACTGGTCTTAGCACCCACTCGTGAACTTGCTTTACAGAGTGCCGATTCGATCGACGAATTCGCCCGTGAAAGCCGTGGCGTCGATATTTTGGCAGTTTATGGTGGCTCCCCCTACGGCCCACAGCTCGGAGCTCTTAAACGCGGAGTACAGGTAGTAGTTGGTACTCCCGGTCGTGTCATCGACTTGATTTCTCGTGGCGCCCTCGACCTGACTAATGTCCGCATGTTTGTGCTGGACGAGGCCGATGAAATGCTTCGTATGGGTTTCGCTGAAGATGTGGAAACCATTGCAGAAACCGTGCCTGATTCAGCTATTACTGCGCTCTTCTCGGCCACTATGCCACCGGCTATTGCCAAGGTCGCCAAGACTCACTTGAAGGATCCAGTCAACGTAACTGTTTCTCGTCAAGCCTCAACTACCACTACTGTTCGTCAGACTTACGCGGTAGTTCCGTTCAAGCACAAAATGGGCGCCCTATCGCGTGTCTTGGCAACCCGTACTGCGGATGCCGCCATCGTCTTCGTTCGTACCCGTGCCGATGCGGAAGAAGTCAGCATCGATCTAACTTCCCGCGGTTTTAGAACTGCCGGTATTTCGGGTGACGTGGCCCAGCGTGAACGTGAACGCATTGTAGAGCGCTTGCGCTCCGGTAGCCTTGATGTGCTGGTAGCTACCGACGTGGCTGCCCGTGGCCTAGACGTAGATCGTATCGGTCTTGTTGTTAACTTCGATGTGCCTCGCGAAGACGAAGCTTATGTGCACCGCATTGGTCGTACCGGCCGCGCGGGACGTACTGGCACCGCGCTAACTTTCTTCACACCACGTGAAGCTTCCCGTAAGAAGCGAATTGAGAAGCTTACTGGCGCCAAGCTGGAAGAAGTGGCGATTCCTACTCCTCGCGAAGTCAGCGAATTCCGCGCCAAGAACACTCTTAATCACCTTGATGAGCGGATTGAAAAGGGTCGTTTGGAACTCTACTTTGACTTGTTGCATGAACTCACCAAGGATGAAGAAGTAGATATTTATGATGTTGCTGCTGCTTTGCTAGCGGAAGCCGTGGGTGACCATGGCCCAGATGCTCAGCCAGATGTTCGTGGCAATGGTCGCGTTCGCCGAGAAGAACTAGTTGACGAAGAAGGCAACTTCGTAGCCGCTACTTTTGAACCAGGACGCGATGAGCCCCGTAAGGCTGCTCGTGCTGGTCGTCGTGGCGATCGAGAGACTCGTCCAGTTCGCGCAACTGGTGCGATGCGTCGTTACCGTGTCGAGGTTGGACACCGTGACGGAGTACGTCCAGGTGCCATCGTTGGGGCGATTACCAACGAAGGTGGCATCGATGGTCGCGACTTAGGCAAGATTGATATCTTCCCGTCGTTCTCCCTAGTAGAAATCTCTGGCGGACTTGAACCTGACGCTTCTTCGCGCATTGCGCGGGCGACTGTTTCTGGTCGTCAGCTTCGCATCAGCGAAGACTCCGGTCCTCGTGGTAGCCGTGATGATGACGGAGATCGTTTCGATCGCCGACAAGGTGGCGACCGTCGCTTTGATCGTCGCGGTGGCGGTAGCCGACCATTCAAATCAGGCGCTAAAAAGTTTAGCAAGAAGCGTCGTTCTTTCTGA